The proteins below come from a single Arthrobacter sp. B1I2 genomic window:
- a CDS encoding 2-keto-3-deoxygluconate permease — MSVPIKATMEKVPGGMMLIPLLIGALLGTFAPDSAKFFGSFTGALFTGGTTILAVFYVCMGASIDIKATPYILKKGGVLFGSKVLFAIIIGVIAGRFMGELPINGGLLTGLSVLAILAALNDTNGGMYMALMGQYGKPKDVAAYSVMTLESGPFLTMVTLGVAGLSAFPWQALVGAIIPLLLGAILGALDPAMRKFLSSAATVLIPFFALALGFGLNLNQVLNAGLLGVALGLFVLIAGGAVLFFADKLTGGSGIAGLAAATTAGNAATVPMLVAAANPAYAAAAGPATVLVAASVVVTAIGCPLMVAWYAKRLRAKEAVAAPEVSHAV; from the coding sequence ATGTCTGTCCCAATCAAGGCCACCATGGAAAAAGTCCCTGGTGGCATGATGCTGATCCCGCTGCTCATCGGCGCACTGCTGGGCACCTTTGCACCGGACTCGGCCAAGTTCTTCGGTTCTTTCACAGGTGCACTCTTCACCGGCGGCACCACCATCCTGGCGGTGTTCTACGTGTGCATGGGTGCCAGCATCGACATCAAAGCCACACCGTACATCCTGAAAAAGGGCGGCGTCCTTTTCGGCAGCAAAGTCCTGTTCGCCATCATCATCGGTGTCATCGCCGGCAGGTTCATGGGTGAACTTCCGATCAACGGCGGACTCCTGACCGGCCTGTCGGTCCTGGCCATCCTGGCAGCCCTTAATGACACCAACGGTGGAATGTACATGGCCCTGATGGGCCAGTACGGCAAGCCCAAGGATGTGGCGGCCTACTCGGTCATGACGCTGGAATCGGGCCCCTTCCTGACGATGGTTACCCTTGGCGTCGCAGGCCTCTCGGCCTTCCCGTGGCAGGCCCTCGTGGGCGCCATCATCCCCCTGCTCCTCGGAGCCATCCTGGGTGCCCTCGACCCAGCCATGCGTAAGTTCCTCTCCTCCGCGGCCACCGTCCTGATTCCGTTCTTCGCCCTTGCACTGGGCTTTGGCCTGAACCTGAACCAGGTTCTCAATGCAGGACTTCTGGGTGTGGCGCTTGGCCTGTTCGTCCTGATCGCCGGCGGAGCTGTCCTCTTCTTCGCCGACAAGCTGACCGGAGGTTCCGGCATTGCCGGGCTGGCGGCAGCCACCACCGCGGGCAACGCTGCAACGGTTCCCATGCTGGTAGCCGCGGCCAATCCTGCGTACGCTGCCGCAGCCGGACCTGCCACCGTGCTGGTAGCCGCATCCGTGGTGGTCACCGCCATCGGCTGCCCCCTTATGGTTGCCTGGTACGCCAAGCGGCTGAGGGCCAAGGAGGCCGTGGCAGCACCGGAGGTATCGCACGCTGTATGA
- the pdxA gene encoding 4-hydroxythreonine-4-phosphate dehydrogenase PdxA translates to MGRPIVAITMGDAAGIGPEIIVKALADDELRSKARMLVIGDLRRLQLAADIVASPLTLRKVSEPSEALFDEGTIDVLDIDCIPEDLAWGELSAAAGHGSYLFIEKAVALAMDRQVDAICTGPLNKAALHAAGHKFPGHTELLAELTGTEEVSMMLTAPKMRVIHVTTHIGLIDAIAKINGDLVYRTIKRGYELLRASGIENPRIAVCAINPHAGENGLFGYGEEAEKIQPGIEKAQADGIDAFGPLPADTLFFLAGRGDFDLVVAQYHDQGHGPVKVLGLENGVNITVGLPVVRTSVDHGTAFDIAGKNIADHESLLEALRQAVDLAPSRDEAL, encoded by the coding sequence ATGGGACGCCCGATTGTAGCCATCACCATGGGCGATGCAGCCGGCATCGGTCCGGAGATCATCGTCAAGGCCCTGGCCGACGACGAATTGCGGTCAAAGGCCCGCATGCTCGTCATCGGCGACCTTCGCCGGCTGCAGCTCGCCGCGGACATCGTGGCCAGCCCGCTGACCCTGCGCAAGGTCTCGGAACCGTCGGAAGCTTTGTTCGACGAGGGCACCATCGACGTGCTGGACATCGACTGCATCCCGGAGGACCTGGCCTGGGGCGAGCTCTCTGCAGCGGCCGGGCACGGTTCATACCTCTTCATCGAGAAGGCTGTTGCACTCGCCATGGACCGCCAGGTGGATGCTATTTGCACCGGTCCGCTGAACAAGGCGGCCCTGCACGCGGCCGGCCACAAGTTCCCCGGGCACACGGAGCTCCTCGCCGAGCTGACCGGCACCGAGGAAGTTTCCATGATGCTGACCGCCCCGAAGATGCGCGTCATCCACGTGACCACCCACATCGGCCTGATCGACGCGATCGCCAAGATCAACGGCGACCTGGTCTACCGGACCATCAAGCGCGGCTATGAACTGCTGCGCGCCTCCGGGATCGAAAACCCGCGGATCGCCGTGTGCGCCATCAACCCGCACGCCGGCGAGAACGGTCTGTTCGGCTACGGTGAGGAGGCGGAGAAGATCCAGCCGGGCATTGAGAAGGCCCAGGCGGACGGCATCGACGCGTTCGGCCCGCTCCCGGCGGACACCCTGTTCTTCCTGGCCGGCCGCGGCGACTTCGACCTGGTGGTAGCCCAGTACCACGACCAGGGCCACGGCCCGGTCAAGGTCCTCGGACTGGAGAACGGCGTGAACATCACCGTGGGCCTGCCCGTGGTGCGTACTTCCGTGGACCATGGCACGGCCTTCGATATCGCGGGCAAGAACATTGCCGACCACGAATCGCTGCTTGAAGCACTGCGGCAGGCAGTGGACCTGGCGCCGTCGCGGGACGAGGCTCTCTAA
- a CDS encoding four-carbon acid sugar kinase family protein, translated as MNTDAAMRWAIIADDLTGAADAAAAYGPTHSSCVILDVESAWPDAEILSINTESRYLTGEEASAAVTSAVGRALGQHRRVFKKIDSLLRGNVGVEVAAALSQVTQGRGKGLAIVAPAFPGTGRTTIGGIVHVDGVQHAKGNFGGDVAAALAAGVLTAEVVAGAAGRNPSELARHLREVQARGADAVVLDAASDDDLQTIVAAADLLDFPALLVGSGGLAGHIAAREEGTVARNVQERRVSRTLTVIGSYSNLARQQTEALVEAGAQHITLDHSGLDDTAVPRQVAQAMARTDVVLTPDPMGIIDKSQALVVAEALARATAAGIGHCDALVLTGGETATAVLKALGAGSFTVLGEIEPGVVMSLLPEPLPLLVTKAGAFGDAGTLARTKEFLTGTTTEMSIK; from the coding sequence ATGAACACGGACGCAGCCATGCGGTGGGCAATCATCGCTGACGACCTGACGGGGGCGGCCGATGCGGCCGCCGCCTACGGCCCCACGCACAGCAGTTGCGTGATCCTCGACGTCGAGTCTGCTTGGCCTGACGCTGAGATTCTCTCGATCAATACCGAGAGCCGCTATTTGACCGGGGAGGAAGCTTCCGCTGCAGTCACCTCGGCGGTCGGTCGGGCCCTTGGGCAACACCGCAGGGTCTTCAAGAAGATCGACTCCTTGCTCCGCGGAAATGTTGGTGTCGAAGTCGCAGCGGCGCTCTCGCAGGTCACGCAGGGCCGCGGAAAAGGTCTCGCCATTGTGGCTCCGGCCTTTCCCGGCACGGGAAGGACCACAATCGGCGGCATCGTCCATGTCGACGGCGTGCAACACGCCAAAGGAAACTTCGGCGGCGACGTCGCCGCGGCGCTGGCCGCCGGTGTCCTGACCGCCGAGGTGGTTGCCGGCGCAGCCGGACGCAACCCCTCGGAACTGGCGCGGCACCTGCGGGAGGTGCAGGCCCGGGGTGCTGACGCCGTCGTACTCGACGCTGCTTCGGATGATGACCTGCAAACCATCGTTGCGGCTGCGGACCTGCTGGACTTCCCGGCGCTCCTGGTCGGCTCCGGAGGGCTGGCGGGACACATCGCTGCGCGAGAAGAAGGCACGGTTGCGCGAAATGTGCAGGAGCGGCGGGTCAGCCGGACCCTGACCGTGATTGGCAGCTATTCAAACCTCGCGCGGCAGCAGACCGAGGCGCTGGTCGAGGCGGGCGCCCAGCACATCACGCTGGACCACTCCGGCCTGGACGATACGGCGGTTCCCCGCCAGGTTGCCCAGGCGATGGCCCGGACGGATGTGGTGCTAACACCGGATCCGATGGGCATCATCGATAAGTCGCAGGCACTTGTGGTGGCAGAGGCTCTGGCCCGCGCCACCGCTGCGGGCATCGGGCACTGTGACGCCCTCGTCCTGACCGGCGGGGAGACGGCCACGGCCGTCCTCAAAGCCCTCGGCGCGGGCAGCTTTACGGTCCTCGGGGAGATTGAACCCGGCGTCGTCATGAGCCTGCTGCCCGAGCCCCTCCCCCTGCTGGTCACCAAGGCCGGCGCGTTCGGGGACGCCGGTACGCTGGCCCGGACCAAAGAATTTCTTACTGGCACAACGACTGAAATGAGTATCAAATAA
- a CDS encoding DeoR/GlpR family DNA-binding transcription regulator, producing MLSANARREEIYHLAVTTGLASVEELSARFEVTASTIRRDLALLNGQGRLARTYGGAMALGAHPEASLRQRTGEAFEQKHAIARWAASVIRPGENILLDAGSTVGALAHELRGFGKLSVTTPGINTMQELADSEGIEVDCLGGRLRSLSQSFVGPLAEAALERMSFDRVFLGADAVTAEDGICEADHSQTRLKELMARRGRDVYVLADSSKLGLRPFHAWARLALPWTLVTDDGADPEQVQKFRDAGVAVEMAAIGG from the coding sequence ATGCTGAGCGCAAACGCGCGGCGCGAGGAGATCTACCACCTTGCCGTGACCACCGGTCTGGCCTCCGTGGAAGAGCTCTCCGCACGGTTCGAGGTGACCGCGTCCACCATTCGCCGGGACCTTGCGCTGCTGAACGGGCAGGGCCGGCTGGCCCGCACCTACGGCGGAGCCATGGCCCTGGGCGCGCACCCGGAAGCGTCGCTGCGACAGCGCACCGGCGAGGCATTCGAGCAGAAGCACGCCATCGCCCGCTGGGCCGCTTCCGTGATCCGCCCCGGGGAGAACATCCTGCTCGACGCCGGCTCCACCGTAGGTGCACTGGCCCACGAGCTGCGCGGCTTCGGGAAGCTGTCTGTGACCACGCCGGGCATCAACACGATGCAAGAGCTGGCCGATTCGGAGGGCATCGAGGTGGACTGCCTGGGCGGCCGGCTGCGGAGCCTTTCGCAGAGTTTTGTGGGTCCCCTGGCCGAGGCGGCCCTGGAGCGGATGAGCTTTGACCGGGTGTTCCTGGGCGCCGACGCCGTCACCGCCGAGGACGGCATCTGCGAAGCCGACCACTCCCAGACCCGGCTCAAGGAACTCATGGCCCGACGCGGCCGGGACGTCTACGTACTGGCGGACTCTTCGAAGCTCGGTCTCCGGCCCTTCCACGCCTGGGCACGGCTTGCGCTCCCCTGGACCCTGGTGACGGACGACGGCGCCGACCCCGAGCAGGTGCAGAAGTTCCGGGACGCGGGGGTTGCGGTTGAGATGGCAGCGATCGGCGGCTGA